ATTACTGCGCCGACTACTACCTGAGCATGTTTGACCGCGACTGTGACGAGACGCAAGCTTCGACCGCGAGCTTCCACTATCTGCTGTGCTGGGCCAAGTTGGCGGGCTTACGATATCTCAATTTGCAGGCTTCTCCCAACAGTCAGCCGGAGTTGGCGCAGTTCAAAGCCGCCTGGGGAGCGCAGGAATTGCCGCAGCGCTACCTGATCGCGGTCTTGAACAGCCGCGATCAAGTTCTGAGTCGATCCGTCGATCAAATTAAGGAAGAGTACAAATTTCACTTCTATCTGCCGTTTGCGGCTTTGACCAACCAAGGCGCAACGGCGCAGGACAGGGAAGTCGTCCATGCATAACAATTCCGCGACTGAACAGAAAGACAAGGCGATTGCGGGCAAGATCATCTTCATCACCGGCGGGGCGGGTTTTATCGGCTCGGCGCTGGCGGAGCGGCTGGCGGACCAAAATCGCATCATCATCTTCGACAACTTCAAGCGCAACTCGATCGTCGACAAGCCGCTGTTGACCGCGCATCCGAATGTGACCGTGGTCACAGGGGACATTCGGGACCGCGAGGCGCTGCGGTCGGGGATTGACGGCGCGAACATCGTCATCCATGCGGCCGCCGTGGCCGGAGTGGATTCGGTCCTGCGCGATCCGGTGACGACGATGGAGGTCAATGTCATCGGCACCTACAACGTCTTTACGACATGCCTGGAGGCGCAGCCGCATCTCGAACGCGTGATCGACTTCTCAACGAGTGAGGTCTTCGGCGCCTATGCCTACAAAGTGACCGAAGCGAAGCTCAAGCCGGAGTTGACGGTCGGCGAGGCGCGCTGGTCGTACGCGATCAGCAAATTGACCGGCGAGTTCTTCGCGAATAGTTTCTTCAGCAAGTACGGGCTGCCGATCGTCTGCGTGCGGCCGTTCAATATTTACGGGCCGGGACAGGTGGGCGAGGGTGCGATTCATCATTTCGTCGTCAACGCGATCCAGGGGCAAACGCTGACGATCCATTCGGACGGCAGCCAGATTCGCGCCTGGTGCTATATCGACGACATCCTGGATGCGCTGCTGGAGATTCTGCGCAACGACCGCGCGGTGGGCCACGCCTTCAACATCGGGAATCCCAAGAGCACGGTGACCATCTATCATCTGGCGCGCGAAGTGATCCGGCTGGCGGGCTCGCGTTCGGGCCTCCAGTTCAAAGAGATGACCTCGCCGGACGTGGAAGTGCGGATTCCGGACATTCACAAGGCGCGCGAGATTCTCGGCTTCGAACCGCAGGTGGAACTCGAAGACGGATTGCTGCGCACGATCGAGTGGTATCGCGCCAAGATGCGCCTGCAGCAGAAGCCGGCCGTGCGAACGACGCCGCAGCGGGGTCTGGCGCATGTCGGGTAACGATCGCGGGCACACGGCGGCACCGTGGCGGGAATTTTACGGTTTCGCCAATGAGGCCGATCGCGAGTTCCCGAACATGGTGCATCTCGACCTGATCAACATCTGCAATTTCCGCTGCATCCATTGTCCGCAGCACGACATCACCAAGTTCGTGCCGGACTATCAGCAGAATCAACTCGATTGGGATATTTTCGCGCGGATCATCGACGAGGTGGCGGAGCACGGTTCGACGCTGCGAATTACCTGTGACGGCGAGCCATTTTTGTATAAGCATATTGCCCCGGCAATCAAGTACATCAAGGATCGCGGAGTGAAGATTGCCACGATCGTCACGAACGGATCGGCGCTGACGCGACCGATTGCCGAGGCGATTCTGAAGCCATCGGACACGCGGCTGGTAATCGATTTCAGTCTCGACAGCCTGTATAAGACGACGTATGAGAAGATCCGTTTGCAGGGCAACTTTGTTGAAGTTTACAGCAACGTGCTGTTCCTGCTGAAGAACAAAAAGATGAACCCGAACCTGCGGATTGTGGTCAACATGATCGACCAGGATACGCTGGAGCCAGGGGAGCTGGAGTCGTTCCGGAAATTCTGGACGCCGATCGTCGACGATGTGGTCGTGCGGACATATCTGACGGTCAAGGGGATGGTGAATTCCTCCACGCTTAAGATGGACAAGGAGCAGTATCGGTGGCCGTGTTCGCTGCTGTGGAACCGGATCGCGATCAGCTCGCACGGGCGGCCGCGATTTTGCGTCGCCGACTGGCGCGAGCAGAGCGCGTTTCGCGACTTTGATTTGAGCAAGATGACGATTAAAGAAATCTGGCAGTCGGAGCGGTACGATCAACTGCGGCGGATTCACCTCGATCACGAGTTTGCCAAGATCGGCATCTGCAAGCACTGCACCGACTGGTTTGGATTGAAGTGGGACTTTGATTACCGCACCGTAATCGACCGGCTGTTTGCCGAGGACCGGGCGGGCAAGGACACGGCGCGCATTACCACCGAGCAGGCAGTCGATGTCTAAGGGCCGACAATTTTACGTCTTCGCGAAAGATCACGATTCGCGCGTCTACCTGTCGCCATACGTGAATGCCGCCGCAGCGGAAGGGCGACTCGATTGTCGCGTCGATCTTGCGCGCGATGCGGACGCCATTCGTGCCCTGCTGGATCAGGATGTTACCATCTGGATCGACGGGTTCGATACGCCGGCGGTCGAGCTGTCGCAGCAGCCCTTTCTTCACCGCGCGCGCGTGATTTGCCGGATTCGCGGCGCGGAGATTCTTGATACGAATGCAGACG
This Candidatus Zixiibacteriota bacterium DNA region includes the following protein-coding sequences:
- a CDS encoding radical SAM protein, which codes for MSGNDRGHTAAPWREFYGFANEADREFPNMVHLDLINICNFRCIHCPQHDITKFVPDYQQNQLDWDIFARIIDEVAEHGSTLRITCDGEPFLYKHIAPAIKYIKDRGVKIATIVTNGSALTRPIAEAILKPSDTRLVIDFSLDSLYKTTYEKIRLQGNFVEVYSNVLFLLKNKKMNPNLRIVVNMIDQDTLEPGELESFRKFWTPIVDDVVVRTYLTVKGMVNSSTLKMDKEQYRWPCSLLWNRIAISSHGRPRFCVADWREQSAFRDFDLSKMTIKEIWQSERYDQLRRIHLDHEFAKIGICKHCTDWFGLKWDFDYRTVIDRLFAEDRAGKDTARITTEQAVDV
- a CDS encoding NAD-dependent epimerase/dehydratase family protein; translated protein: MHNNSATEQKDKAIAGKIIFITGGAGFIGSALAERLADQNRIIIFDNFKRNSIVDKPLLTAHPNVTVVTGDIRDREALRSGIDGANIVIHAAAVAGVDSVLRDPVTTMEVNVIGTYNVFTTCLEAQPHLERVIDFSTSEVFGAYAYKVTEAKLKPELTVGEARWSYAISKLTGEFFANSFFSKYGLPIVCVRPFNIYGPGQVGEGAIHHFVVNAIQGQTLTIHSDGSQIRAWCYIDDILDALLEILRNDRAVGHAFNIGNPKSTVTIYHLAREVIRLAGSRSGLQFKEMTSPDVEVRIPDIHKAREILGFEPQVELEDGLLRTIEWYRAKMRLQQKPAVRTTPQRGLAHVG